The genomic interval CCGGCCGGCTGGAGCGAGCAGCCCCTGGATGCGCTGATCACCGGGACCGTTCACGAAGGGCTCGAGGCCATGGTTGCCGGGATCGCGGCCGGGGAGGCGGCGCTCTATGCCCTGGCCCGCGAGCGGGGCCAGGCCGCGCAGGCGGCCTTTGCCGAGGCGCTGCGCGCCGACGGCCGCGAGGCTGGCGCCGCGCTCCGCGCGGGATTCCCCGTCGGGGACGCGCGGGCGATCCACGCGAGCCTCCGCGAGCACTGGCTGGAGGGAATGCCCTGCCACGTGGAGATCGAGGTCGCCGAGGACGCTCCCGCGGCCGTCGCCTGGCAGCGCCGCGGCCGGCCGCTGGCCAAGTACTGGACGCTCTCCCCGGTCGCCGCCTCGGCGCTGGCCGCTCTGCACGTCGAGTGGATGGCGGCCTTCGTCGCCGGCTGCGGCGGCCAGCTCGAGTCGGCGCCCTGGCCCGCGGGCGGCGAAGGCGCCCAGGCCTTCCGCATCGTCGCCCGGCACTGAGCAGTCCCCCCTCGCCTTGACGACGGCCGGGGCGGGCCCCTATACTGCCGCCACCCTGCCTCCCTCACGCCGTCAGGTGGTTGTCATTGCGCGCCTTGCATCGTCGCCTGCCGCTCGCCGTCCCGCTGGCGACCTGGCTGACGGCCCTTGCGCTCCTGTCCGCTTCCCCGCTCGGCGCCGCCCCGGTGCCGCCGCCGCGACTGGCCGGCTACCCGGCGGCGAGCCCGCCGCCAGCGCGAGCGCTCGGCGAGGCTCAGCGCGCGCGCCTGAGCGCTCTGCTCGCGGGGGAGGCCGCGCCGCGGGAGCGGGCCACGGTGCGCTGGCTGGGCATCCTCGTCGCGTTCCAGGATCGCGGCTTCGCCCAGGAGTACAGCGAGGCCTTCGATCCCCTGAACGTGCTGGGTTTCCCGGACTCGGTGGTGGTGACCCCCCGCGCCATCTGGTTCGCCAATGCGATGGCCCGCACGGCCGACTACTTCGCCACGGTCTCGGACGGGCGTGTCGAGCTGCGGCCGACCCTGGCCGACGGCGTGCTCACCCTCTCCGGCGCGATGGCGCACTATGGCGACGATGAAGCGTTGAGCTGGGAGGAGGGCGCCCGGCGCCTCGCCGCCGAGACGGTCGACTCCCTGGACGCGACCATCGACTTCTCCGCCTACGATCTCGTCAGTTTCATCCACGCGGGGCCCGGCCAGGAGTCGGACCTCCTGCGCAACTCGACCGATCAGCTCTGGAGCGGCTATCTCGACTTCGCCTCGCTGCGCGAGGCCTTCGCGGACTCGCTGCCCGACGCGCCGGTCGCGGGCTGGCCCGGCATTCCGACGAACGACGGCGCCTTCGTGCTCGAGCACTTCGGCATTGCGCCCGAACTCGAAGTCGAGGAGCAGCTCAGCCCGCCCTTCGTGCTGGGGACGCTGGGCGTCAACGTGCACCAGCTCGGCAGCTACCTGGGCCTGGTCAGCCTGAACGACCTCATCGAGCCGCGCGGCCAGGGCGCCGGCAACTTCGACCTCATGAGCAGCGGGCTCTGGAACGCGCTCGGCTTCGTGCCCGGGCCGCCCTCGGCCTTCAACCGGCGCCTCGTCGGCTGGGCGGAGGCCGAGCGCATCGAACCCGCGGCGGCCACCGGCGCCGGCCTCGCCCGCAGCCTGCCGAGCTGGGAGCAGGGTGCGGCGGGCAGCCTGCTCCAGCTTCCGATCAGCGAGCGCGAGTACTTCCTCATCGAGAACCGCAACCAGGACGCGGACGGCAGCGGCGGCTTCACCTTCGCCGACGCCAACGGCAATCACGTGCCCGACAACGGCGAGTCCCTGCTGGACGCCGAGTTCGACTACTTCACGACCCAGTACAGCGCGAGCGATCAGACGCCGGGCAGCGGCCTCTTCGTCTGGCGCATCGACGAGGAGTTCGTGCGGCTGACCTTCGAGCTCGACTTCAACCTGATCAACGCCTACAACGAGCACTACGGCGTCGCCCTTCTCGAGGCGGACGGCTACCCCGACCTCGCCACCGTCAGCTACGACGAGAACGCCTACGGCGGCGACTTCGACGCCTTCCGCGCCGCGGGGGGGGTGAACGCGCTCGCCGCGACGCAGACCGGGATCGACGCTGCGAGCCTGCCCTCCACGCGCAGCGCCGAGGGCGCCGATTCGGGCTGGCGCCTGAGCGGCATCGGCGCCCACGGCCCGGCGATGGACCTCACCCTGCAGTGGGAATCGGCGGGCTGGCCGCGCAGCGAGGAGCGCCTGGCCGAGCGCCTGCCGCTGGGCGATCCCCTGGCCGCAGACCTGCTCGCCGATGCCATGGACGCGCCCGAGTTCGCCTTCCTGGCCGCAGGCGCCGGCGGCGCGGCGGACTCCCTCTTCCTCTATGTTCAGGGAAGGGCGCCTAGCGGCGAACTGGCGGCGCCGGCCCGGGTCGCGGCCATCGCCGGCGCGCCGGCCGGTCCCCTGGCGGCGGGGGACCTCGATGGCGACGGCCTCGCCGAGCTGGTGCTCCTGTGCACCGACGGCCGCCTCTTCGCCTGGCGCGGCACCGGCGAGAGCCTGGGCGGCGCGCCAGATGCGCCGCTCGTCACCGTCGGGGCCGCGTCCACTGCACCCCTGCTGTTCGACCGCTCGGCTCTCTGGTCGCCCAGCCCGCGGGCGGGCGAGCAGGTCGTCGTCGTCGTCGAGGATTTGCCCGACGACGGCAGCCTCGGCTACAGCCGCTGCCGGACGCACGTCTTCACGGGCGCCGGCGTGGCGCTGGTCATTGGGGACAGCGCCTGGGACGAGCCCTTGCGTGGGCTGCCCGTCGGCGAGCCGGCGCTCCGGCTCACGGTAGCGCCCGCCGAGCGCGGGTATGAGCATCCAGCGCCGACCCTCGCCCAGTTCGCGCTCGCCCTCCTCGACAGCAGCGAAGGCGGCAGCGCGCGCGTCCTCAGCCTGGCCACGCCCCCCGCGGCGATGGCGGGCTGGCCGGCGACGGCGGAGCTGGCCATCGCCCCCGGCAGCGACGCCGCCGTCCAGCTCGCCGCCGGCGACCTGGACGCCGACGGCGTCGACGACCTGCTGGTGGAGGCCGAGAACCAGCTCCTGCTCTGGTTCCCCGCCGGCCGCTACGGCGGTCCCGGCGAGGGCGGGGTCCGCTTCGCCTGCCCGCTGGTTTCGGGCGATGCCCTCGCCCTGCTGCCGGCGGCCCTCGCTGGCGACGGGACCCTGGCCGCGCTGGCCGCGGGCGCGGGGCGCCTCGTCGCCTGCGGTCCGGAGGGCAGCGCCTTCGCCGACTGGCTGCTCGCGCCCGCGCAGAGCGAGCCCGATCCCGGCTTTTGGGCAGACCCCGCGCGCTGGCTCCTGCTGCGGCGCGATGACGCCGGGCGGGACACGCCGCTGCTCGCGACCCTCGACGGACGGGTCTTCGCGGGACGCGGGGATCTCGCCGCCGGCCTGGCCTCGCAGTTCCCGGGCGGCGACCTGGCCGGCAGTCCGGTCCTCGCGGACCTCGACGCGGACGGCCTGCTCGAACTGCGCGGCCTCAGCGGTTTCACGCCCGTGCTCGGCAACACGGCCGGCGAGGACACGCTGCTCACGGGCAGCGCGCTGCGGATCTGGCAGCTGGAGACGGACGATCCGGTAGCCGGCGGCGTCCCCTGGAGCCAGGGGGGCGGCGACGCCGGGCGTCGGCGGCGCCTCGCCGCAGCCGCGCCGCACAGCCCGGCAGCGGGAACGGGCCGCCTGCTCGAGGCCTACGCCTACCCGAATCCCGCCGGCGCCCTGGTGACCTGGCGCGTGCGCAGCGCGGCGCCCGAGCGCATCGCCATCGCGCTCTACGATCTGGAGGGCCAGGAGCGCTTGCGGCTCAGCGGCCGCACCGACGGCTACAGCGCCTGGGAGAGCGAGAGCTCGCTTGTTGGCCTCGCGCCCGGCGTGTACTTTTTCACCATTCGCGCCGCTGGCGGCGACCTCGTGACGGGGCGCCTGGCCATTCTGCGCTGAGACGATCGACTGGAGGACGGATGCGCGCGCGCCGCTTCGCCCCTGCCCTGCTCCTGATCCTGCTGAGTTCCCTGCCCCTGCCCGCCCTGGCCTACGAGCCGGGGACCTCGGGCCTGCTCTTCCTGCGCCTGGGCGTGGGCGAGCGGGCGGCCGGAATGGGCGAGGCCTACACGGCCCTGGCCGCCGACGCGACGGCGCTCTACTGGAATCCCGCCGGCCTCGCCGCCGTCGCGGGCAGCCAGATCCACCTCATGCACAACGAGTGGATCGCCTCCGTCCGCCAGGACTTCGCCGGCCTCGCCCACCCAACGCGCCTGGGGACCTTCGGCCTCGGGATCACCGGCCTGAGCATGGACGAGCTCGAGCTGCGCGAGGAGCTGCCGAGCAGCGAGCCCCTCGGCCATTTCTCGGCCTTCGACATCGCCGTCCACGGCGGCTACGGGCGCACGCTGCTGCCCGGCCTCCAGGTCGGCCTCGGCCTGAAGTGGATCTACAGCCGCCTCTAC from bacterium carries:
- a CDS encoding T9SS type A sorting domain-containing protein encodes the protein MRALHRRLPLAVPLATWLTALALLSASPLGAAPVPPPRLAGYPAASPPPARALGEAQRARLSALLAGEAAPRERATVRWLGILVAFQDRGFAQEYSEAFDPLNVLGFPDSVVVTPRAIWFANAMARTADYFATVSDGRVELRPTLADGVLTLSGAMAHYGDDEALSWEEGARRLAAETVDSLDATIDFSAYDLVSFIHAGPGQESDLLRNSTDQLWSGYLDFASLREAFADSLPDAPVAGWPGIPTNDGAFVLEHFGIAPELEVEEQLSPPFVLGTLGVNVHQLGSYLGLVSLNDLIEPRGQGAGNFDLMSSGLWNALGFVPGPPSAFNRRLVGWAEAERIEPAAATGAGLARSLPSWEQGAAGSLLQLPISEREYFLIENRNQDADGSGGFTFADANGNHVPDNGESLLDAEFDYFTTQYSASDQTPGSGLFVWRIDEEFVRLTFELDFNLINAYNEHYGVALLEADGYPDLATVSYDENAYGGDFDAFRAAGGVNALAATQTGIDAASLPSTRSAEGADSGWRLSGIGAHGPAMDLTLQWESAGWPRSEERLAERLPLGDPLAADLLADAMDAPEFAFLAAGAGGAADSLFLYVQGRAPSGELAAPARVAAIAGAPAGPLAAGDLDGDGLAELVLLCTDGRLFAWRGTGESLGGAPDAPLVTVGAASTAPLLFDRSALWSPSPRAGEQVVVVVEDLPDDGSLGYSRCRTHVFTGAGVALVIGDSAWDEPLRGLPVGEPALRLTVAPAERGYEHPAPTLAQFALALLDSSEGGSARVLSLATPPAAMAGWPATAELAIAPGSDAAVQLAAGDLDADGVDDLLVEAENQLLLWFPAGRYGGPGEGGVRFACPLVSGDALALLPAALAGDGTLAALAAGAGRLVACGPEGSAFADWLLAPAQSEPDPGFWADPARWLLLRRDDAGRDTPLLATLDGRVFAGRGDLAAGLASQFPGGDLAGSPVLADLDADGLLELRGLSGFTPVLGNTAGEDTLLTGSALRIWQLETDDPVAGGVPWSQGGGDAGRRRRLAAAAPHSPAAGTGRLLEAYAYPNPAGALVTWRVRSAAPERIAIALYDLEGQERLRLSGRTDGYSAWESESSLVGLAPGVYFFTIRAAGGDLVTGRLAILR
- a CDS encoding PorV/PorQ family protein, whose translation is MRARRFAPALLLILLSSLPLPALAYEPGTSGLLFLRLGVGERAAGMGEAYTALAADATALYWNPAGLAAVAGSQIHLMHNEWIASVRQDFAGLAHPTRLGTFGLGITGLSMDELELREELPSSEPLGHFSAFDIAVHGGYGRTLLPGLQVGLGLKWIYSRLYEENAKGFLVDCGLRHEAKIPGLTLGAALLHFGPKFKYVSEQFDAPRTVKLGAAWLAPAHPAGGDLRFAYDLLLLSDSDTASDAELGESKSLNARHHFGAEYDYRGLAALRLGYKAGYDSQGLSAGAGLSWHQVTFDYAFIAVSNDLGSAHRLGLTLGL